The Salvelinus sp. IW2-2015 linkage group LG6.2, ASM291031v2, whole genome shotgun sequence genome window below encodes:
- the LOC111965764 gene encoding zinc finger and BTB domain-containing protein 49, whose translation MAWEMDSSHGPGSPQRVLPKTEHSKVELVSRGQESLPTSCVKQERTELFVTNPELQRPTHIKEEEYETTVTSLLLLTKQESEDKEIPDSKPMKLELHDPASQTCTXREEEKAELXKSGGVFHPKNSGLPKLQAPSQPSAAAGSSPVSREEDEMEPEVQEDQHPGDWLAPVEDDEALGESQRRRGFESASRSLSSXLGSDSESDDKEGEEDPTWAPADPQTLQDXXDADIPALREASPLWHRKRTSSSRGRGKRGREGGRGGVSSFPEPQKKPKNFSCQECGKAFISRRDRERHIRTHSGEKPFPCPRCDKRFNDXGNMRKHMLIHSGERPHLCPDCGRGFSERGNLSRHRAHIHGSMPKSECEDCGKTYIEKGGLDRHIRSGXCSATRKT comes from the coding sequence ATGGCCTGGGAGATGGACAGCTCACACGGACCAGGGTCACCCCAAAGAGTTCTGCCCAAAACGGAACATTCCAAGGTCGAACTGGTCTCCAGAGGTCAGGAATCCCTCCCTACCTCATGTGTCAAACAGGAGCGGACAGAATTATTTGTTACGAACCCTGAGCTTCAGAGGCCAACGCACATCAAAGAGGAGGAGTATGAGACCACAGTCACATCCCTTTTATTACTTACKAAACAGGAGAGTGAAGACAAGGAGATTCCTGACTCTAAACCAATGAAACTTGAGCTTCACGATCCAGCCAGCCAAACATGTACAYCCCGAGAGGAAGAGAAAGCTGAGCTMAWGAAGTCTGGAGGAGTGTTCCATCCAAAGAATTCCGGTCTCCCTAAGCTTCAGGCCCCCTCTCAGCCCTCGGCAGCTGCAGGCTCCAGTCCTGTGAGTAGGGAGGAAGATGAGATGGAACCAGAGGTACAGGAGGACCAGCAccctggagactggctagccccCGTGGAGGACGACGAGGCCCTGGGTGAGTCCCAGCGTCGACGGGGCTTTGAGTCCGCCAGCCGCTCCCTTTCTTCCATRCTGGGCTCCGACTCGGAGTCAGACGACAAGGAGGGTGAAGAGGACCCCACCTGGGCCCCTGCCGACCCCCAGACCCTCCAGGACYACCKAGATGCTGACATCCCCGCTCTTCGAGAGGCGTCCCCACTGTGGCACAGGAAAAGAACATCATCGTCACGAGGTCGAGGcaaaagaggtagagagggaggtagaggtggTGTCTCCTCGTTTCCAGAACCCCAAAAGAAGCCCAAAAACTTTTCCTGCCAGGAGTGCGGGAAGGCCTTCATATCCCGCCGTGACCGGGAGAGGCACATTCGCACTCATAGCGGGGAGAAGCCGTTCCCCTGCCCCAGATGTGACAAACGCTTCAACGACAYTGGGAACATGCGTAAACACATGCTGATCCACTCGGGGGAAAGGCCCCACCTCTGTCCAGACTGTGGCAGGGGGTTCTCAGAGAGGGGGAATCTCAGCAGGCACAGGGCCCACATCCACGGCAGTATGCCCAAGTCCGAATGTGAAGACTGTGGGAAGACCTACATAGAGAAAGGAGGTCTGGACCGCCACATCAGATCTGGAMCCTGCTCTGCAACaagaaaaacatga